The Pogona vitticeps strain Pit_001003342236 chromosome 6, PviZW2.1, whole genome shotgun sequence genome contains a region encoding:
- the ASNS gene encoding asparagine synthetase [glutamine-hydrolyzing], with translation MCGIWALFGSDGCLSVQCLSAMKIAHRGPDAFRFENVNGFTNCCFGFHRLAIVDQLYGMQPIRVKKFPYLWLCYNGEIYNYKQLQKHFGFDYQTLVDGEVILHLYDKGGIEQTASMLDGVFAFVLLDTANRKVFLGRDTYGVRPIFRVLTDDGFLGVCSEAKGLTSLKHNMSFAPKVEPFPPGHYEVLDLKPSGKVASVEMVKFHSPKDVPLHAAYSLVQNLPSGFDLEIVKSNIRILFENAVRKRLMAHRRIGCLLSGGLDSSLVAAMLIKLMREQNITYPLQTFAIGMEDAPDLLAARKVAAHIGSEHHEVIFNSEEGIQALDDVIFSLETYDITTVRASVGMYLVSRYIRKKTDSAVIFSGEGSDELTQGYIYFHKAPTAEEAAEESERLLRELYLFDVLRADRTTAAHGLELRVPFLDHQFTAYYLSLPPELRVPKNGIEKHLLREAFEDTNLLPKEILWRPKEAFSDGLTSVKKSWFSILQDYIDIQVDDTLLEKAPNKFPFNPPKTKEGYYYRQIFEKHYPGHSDWLPHYWMPRWIKATDPSARTLQHYKSATKE, from the exons ATGTGTGGGATTTGGGCCCTTTTTGGGAGCGATGGGTGCCTCTCTGTTCAGTGTCTATCTGCCATGAAAATAGCCCACCGAGGCCCAGATGCATTTCGTTTTGAGAATGTTAATGGATTCACCAACTGCTGCTTTGGCTTCCACCGGTTGGCAATTGTTGATCAGCTATATGGAATGCAGCCTATAAGGGTGAAGAAATTTCCATATTTGTGGCTGTGCTACAATGGAGAAATATATAATTATAAGCAG CTGCAGAAACATTTTGGATTTGATTACCAGACCTTAGTAGATGGCGAGGTAATCCTTCACCTTTATGACAAAGGGGGAATTGAGCAAACAGCCTCCATGCTTGATGgtgtatttgcatttgttttgcttGACACTGCAAACAGGAAAGTGTTTCTGGGAAGAGATACATACGGAGTCAGACCCATCTTCCGGGTCTTGACTGATGATGGATTCCTGGGCGTTTGCTCTGAGGCAAAAG GTCTTACCAGTTTGAAGCACAATATGTCTTTTGCGCCCAAAGTGGAACCTTTCCCTCCAGGACATTACGAAGTGTTGGATTTAAAGCCAAGCGGCAAAGTTGCATCCGTGGAAATGGTGAAATTTCACAGCCCCAAAGATGTGCCTCTGCATGCTGCCTACAGTTTAGTACAAAATCTACCCTCAG gttTTGATCTTGAAATTGTGAAAAGCAACATCCGGATTTTGTTTGAAAATGCTGTTCGGAAACGTTTGATGGCTCACAGAAGAATTGGCTGTCTCTTGTCAG GTGGTTTGGATTCTAGCTTGGTTGCGGCGATGCTTATCAAACTGATGAGGGAACAAAACATTACCTACCCGTTGCAGACCTTTGCTATTGGAATGGAAGATGCTCCTGACTTGCTGGCTGCTAGAAAG GTAGCTGCTCATATTGGGAGTGAACATCATGAAGTCATTTTCAATTCTGAAGAAGGGATTCAGGCACTAGATGATGTTATATTTTCCTTGGAAACATACGATATCACCACTGTGCGAGCCTCAGTGG GTATGTATCTGGTCTCACggtatatcaggaaaaaaaccgaCAGTGCAGTCATTTTCTCAGGAGAAGGTTCAGACGAGCTGACACAAGGATATATCTATTTTCATAAG GCACCTACTGCTGAAGAAGCTGCAGAAGAAAGTGAGAGGCTCCTAAGAGAACTCTATCTGTTTGATGTTCTCCGTGCTGACAGGACAACAGCTGCTCATGG tctTGAATTAAGAGTTCCATTTTTAGATCACCAGTTTACTGCATATTACTTGTCTTTGCCACCAGAACTTAGAGTACCAAAG AATGGCATTGAAAAACATCTCTTAAGAGAGGCCTTCGAAGATACTAACTTATTGCCTAAAGAAATACTCTGGAGACCCAAAGAAGCCTTCAGTGATGGCTTAACCTCTGTCAAGAAATCATGGTTCTCAATATTGCAAGACTATATTGATATTCAG GTTGATGACACTCTGTTGGAGAAGGCACCAAATAAGTTTCCCTTTAAcccaccaaaaacaaaagaagggtACTATTACCGCCAGATATTTGAGAAGCACTatcctggacattctgattggctccCACACTATTGGATGCCAAGATGGATCAAGGCCACTGATCCATCTGCTCGCACATTGCAACATTACAAGTCAGCTAcaaaagaatag